The genomic DNA TCGAAGCCGGGGATCACGCGTGCGATGCGGTCGCGGACGGCGGCGTAGTCCTTCTCGAACTCCTCCCACGGTGTGGCGGAGGAGGGGCCGAGGACGGCGCGGGCCATGCGGGCGACGATGGCCGGTTCGGACAGCAGGTGGGGGCTGGCCGGCGGGAGGTTGCCGCGGGAGGCGTGGACGAGGCCCATGGAGTCCTCGACGGTGACGAACTGCCGGCCCGAGGCCTGTACGTCCCGGTCGGTGCGGCCGAGGGTGGGCAGGATGAGCGCGCGCGTGCCGGTGACGGCGTGGGAGCGGTTGAGCTTGGTGGAGACGTGCACGGTGAGCCGGGCGCGGCGCATCGCGGCCTCCGTGACGTGGGTGTCGGGGCTCGCGGCGACGAAGTTGCCGCCCATCGCGAAGAAGACCTTCGCGCGGCCGTCGCGCAGGGCCCGGATGGAGCGGACGACGTCGTACCCGTGGTGGCGGGGCGAGGTGATGCCGAACTCCCGGTCGAGGGCGTCGAGGAACGCCTCCGAGGGCCGTTCGAAGATACCCATGGTGCGGTCGCCCTGGACGTTGGAGTGGCCGCGGACGGGGCAGACGCCGGCGCCGGGGCGGCCGATGGCGCCGCGCAGGAGGAGGAGGTTGACGATCTCCCGGATGGTGGCCACGGAGTGCTTGTGCTGGGTGAGGCCCATCGCCCAGCAGACGACGGTGCGGCGGGAGGCGAGGATCATGCGCAGGGCGCGTTCGATCTCGTCGCGGGTCAGTCCGGTCGCGGTGAGCGTCTCGTCCCAGTCGGCGGCGCGGGCCGCGGCGGCGAACTCCTCGAAGCCGTGGGTGTGGGTCCGGACGAACTCCTCGTCGACGGCGCCCCGGGTGTCCAGGAGGAGTTTGTTGAGGAGGCGGAACAGGGCCTGGTCGCCTCCGATGCGGATCTGCAGGAACAGGTCGGTGAGGGCCGTGCCCTTCAGCAGGCCCCTGGGGGTCTGCGGGTTCTTGAACCGCTCCAGGCCGGCCTCGGGCAGCGGGTTCACCGAGATGATCCTCGCGCCGGCCTGCTTGGCCTTCTCCAGCGCGGTCAGCATCCGCGGGTGGTTGGTGCCCGGGTTCTGACCGGCGACGATGATCAGGTCGGCCCGGTGGAGGTCGTCGAGGGAGACGCTGCCCTTGCCGACGCCGATGGTCTCGGTGAGTGCGGAGCCGGACGACTCGTGGCACATGTTGGAGCAGTCCGGCAGGTTGTTCGTGCCGTACTCGCGTGCGAAGAGCTGGAGCAGGAACGCGGCCTCGTTGCTGGTCCGGCCGGAGGTGTAGAACAGCGCCTCGTCGGGGGAGTCCAGCGCGGCGAGTTCCTCCGCGATGATCGAGAACGCCTGCTCCCAGCCGATCGGCTCGTAGCGGTCGCCGCCCTCCGGCAGGTACACCGGGTGGGTGATGCGGCCCTGCTGGCCCAGCCAGTAGCCGCTGCGGCCGGCGAGGTCGGACAGCGGGTGCGCGGCGAAGAACTCCGGGGTGACCCGGCGCAGCGTGGCCTCCTCGGCGACGGCCTTGGCGCCGTTCTCGCAGAACTCCGCGGTGTGCCGCCCGTCGCCCTCGGGCCAGGCGCAGCCGGGGCAGTCGAAGCCGTCCTTCTGGTTGACCTTGAGGAGGGTGCGGGCCGTGCGGGCCAGTCCCATCTGCGCGTGGGAGGCGCGCAGGCCGTGGACGACGCCGGGGAGGCCCGCGGCGGAGTGCCGGGCGGCCGTCACGCGCGGGGCGTCCTGGGCGGGATCCTCCGCGGGCGGTCTGCTGGCCATGGCGCACTCCCTCGTCTCGTCGTACGTGTGTACGCGGGTACACCTCCGATCCTGTCACGGCGACCCGCGGCGTGTGATGTCCGTCCGGGGTTGTCGGTGGGGCGTGGCAGGATCGGGTGTGTGGCTGAGACAGCATCGAGGAAGACCGCACAAGACCGTCCGCGCCTGCTCCTCATGGACGGGCACTCCCTGGCGTACCGGGCGTTCTTCGCGCTGCCCGCGGAGAACTTCACGACGTCGGGCGGGCAGGTGACCAATGCCGTCTACGGCTTCGCGTCGATGCTGGCGAACACGCTGCGCGACGAGGCGCCCACGCACTTCGCGGTGGCGTTCGACGTGTCCCGCAGGACGTGGCGCTCCCGGGACTTCCCGGAGTACAAGGCGAACCGCTCCGCCACGCCCGACGAGTTCAGGGGCCAGGTCGAGCTGATCGGCGAGCTGCTGGACACGATGAACGCGCCCCGGTTCGCCGTGGAGGACTACGAGGCGGACGACATCATCGCCACGCTGGCCACGCGGGCGGAGGCCGACGGCTTCGAGGTGCTGATCGTCACCGGCGACCGCGACGCGTTCCAGCTGGTGTCCGACCGCGTGACGGTGCTGTACCCGACCAAGGGCGTCTCCGAGCTGACCCGGTTCACCCCGGAGAAGGTGCGGGAGAAGTACGGGCTGTCGCCCGGCCAGTATCCGGACTTCGCGGCGCTGCGCGGCGACCCGTCGGACAACCTGCCGGGCATCCCGGGCGTGGGCGAGAAGACGGCCGCCAAGTGGATCAACCAGTTCGGGTCGTTCGAGGAGCTGGTGGAGCGGGCCGACGAGGTCAAGGGCAAGGTGGGGCAGGCCCTGCGCGACCACCTGGAGTCGGTGAGGCTGAACCGGCACCTGACGGAGCTGGTGCGGGACGTGGAGCTGCCGAGGCCGGTGGCGGAGCTGGAGCGCGTCCCCTACGACCGGGCGGCGCTCAAGGGCTTCCTGGAGGTCCTGGAGATCCGCAACCCGAGCCTGCGGGAGCGGCTGCTGGCCGTCGACCCCGGCTCGGAGGGGGAGGCGGCGCCCGCCCCGGCCGCCGGGGTGGAGCTGGACGGCTCGGTGCTGGGCTCCGGCGAGCTGGCGCCGTGGCTGGAGCGGCACGGGGACCGGCCGCTCGGCATGGCGACGGTGGACGGCTGGGCGCTGGGGACCGGCGGCGTCACCGAGGTCGCCCTCGCGTCGGCGGACGGCGCGGCCGCCTGGTTCGACCCGTCGCGGCTGGACGAGGCCGACGAGCGGGCGTTCGCCGCGTGGGTCTCGGACCCGGCCCGGCCGAAGGTCCTGCACGACGCCAAGGCCGCCATGCGGGTCTTCCCCGAGCACGGCTGGGGCGTCGCCGGCGTCACGATGGACACGGCGCTCGCGGCGTACCTGGTCAAGCCGGGCCGGCGCTCCTTCGCCCTGGACGCCCTCGCCGTCGAGTACCTGGGGCGGGAGCTCGCCCCGCCGTCCGCCGCCGACGGCCAGCTGGCGTTCGGCGCGGACGACGCGGCCGAGGCGGAGGCGCTGATGACTCAGGCGCGGGCCGTCCTCGACCTGGGCGAGGCGTTCGCCGCGCGCCTGGAGGAGGTGGGCGCGGTACGGCTGCTGCACGAGGTGGAACTGCCCACGTCCGAGCTGCTCGCCCGGATGGAGCGGCACGGCATCGCGGCCGACCGGCCGCACCTGGAGGCGATGGAGCGGCAGTTCGCCGGCGCCGTCCAGCAGGCCGTGACGGAGGCGCACGCCTCGGTCGGCCACGAGTTCAACCTCGGCTCGCCCAAGCAGCTCCAGGAGGTCCTCTTCGGCGAGCTGAACCTGCCGAAGACCAAGAAGACCAAGACCGGGTACACCACCGACGCCGACGCGCTGGCCTGGCTCGCCACCCGGACCGAGCACGAACTGCCCGTGATCATGCTCCGCCACCGGGAGCAGGCCAAGCTGCGCGTCACCGTGGAGGGCCTGATCAAGACGGTCGCGGCGGACGGCCGGATCCACACCACGTTCAACCAGACGGTCGCGGCGACCGGCCGGCTGTCGTCCACGGACCCGAACCTCCAGAACATCCCGGTCCGCACGGACGAGGGCCGCGCCATCCGCCGGGGCTTCGTCGTCGGCGAGGGCTTCGAGGCGCTGATGACCGCCGACTACAGCCAGATCGAGCTGCGCGTCATGGCGCACCTGTCGCAGGACGAGGGCCTCATCGAGGCGTTCACCTCCGGTGAGGACCTGCACACCACGGTCGCCTCCCAGGTCTTCGGCGTGGAGAAGTCGGCGGTCGACCCCGAGATGCGCCGCAAGATCAAGGCCATGTCGTACGGGCTGGCGTACGGCCTGTCCGCGTTCGGCCTGTCGCAGCAGCTGAACATCGACGCCGCCGAGGCGCGCGCCCTGATGGACACGTACTTCGAGCGGTTCGGCGGCGTGCGGGACTACCTGCACCGCGTCGTCGACGAGGCCCGCGCGACCGGCTACACGCAGACGATGCTGGGGCGCCGCCGCTACCTGCCGGACCTGAACAGCGACAACCGGCAGCGGCGCGAGACGGCCGAGCGGATGGCGCTCAACGCCCCGATCCAGGGCACGGCCGCCGACATCGTGAAGGTCGCCATGCTCAACGTCGACCGGGCGCTGACCGAGGCCGGCCTGGACTCGCGGATGCTGCTCCAGGTCCACGACGAGATCGTGCTGGAGCTCGCGCCGGGGGAGCGGGAGCGGGTCGAGGAGCTGGTGCGCCGCGAGATGTCGTCGGCGGTCGAGCTGCGGGCGCCGCTGGACGTGTCGGTGGGCGTCGGCCAGGACTGGGAGTCGGCCGCGCACTGACCGGCCGGCGGCCACCGACGGCAGGGCGGCGCGACCCCGCCGTCCCGGTCCGGTCCGGGCCGTACCGTCCCGGTCCGGGGCCGTGCCGCCCCCGCGGGGCGCGGTTCAGGGCCGGGCCGCGGCACCGGAGCGCAGCCGCATCCCCGCCCCGTACAGGACGATCCCCGCGGCCAGTCCCGCCCCGGCGCCGGAACACACGGTCGGGACGGCGTCGAGCGGCGTCTCGATCCGCCCCCGGTACGCGTACCGGCGCAGGCACCGGTGCACGGCCCCGGCCGCCACGCACCCCGCGAGGAACCCGCCCGCCAGCCGCCGGTCCCGCCGCGTCAGCGCCGGCCGCGGCGCCACCGCCGCCTCGGCCGCCTCGGCCGCCTCGGCGGGCACGCGGCGCAGCGCGCCGTACCCGAACCACGCCAGGACGGCCAGGGCCACGGCCGACCCGCCGTACTGGGCGTACGGGTACCCGGGGAGGCCCGCCGCGGACTCGCCGAGCACGGGCAGCACGCGCACCCCCACCGGTCGGCGTGGGTGACCAGGTCCCACACGACGTGGGTGGTCGCACCGGTGACCGCCGACACGTGGAACCACACCGCCAGCGCCACCGGACGCCGCGCGCGCCACGGCCGGCCCCGCAGCACCGCGTACGCCCGGCCCCGCCACCGCTCCGGCAGCAGTGCCACCAGCGGTTCACGGACCATCAACCACCCCGGTCAGCAGGGCGGCCGTCAGGGGGCCGCGGTCAGCGGCCCCCACAGGCCGTGCGTGACCTCCCCGAGCGCCATCGCGTCGGGCACGACGCTGTCCGCGTAGTGCACCACGTCGGGCGAGAGCGACCCCGTGACGAGTGCCGAGGCGACCGGCGGGCCCCGCGCGGTGCCGGACCTCCGCATCCCCGGCAGCACGGCGACGGCGCGACCGAGTGCGAACGGCGTGGGCGGTGCCCCCGGCAGTCGTTTCCCGAACATCAGCCGGGTCAGTATCAGTCATGCCGTGATCAGTCCGGGGCATCGTCAGGTTGAAGACGGCTGCGAGGGCGATCAGTGACGAAAGCGTGAAAAGCGTCCGCCCCTCGGTGTGACGGGGGCCGCGAGTGTCGTAGGGTCGCCTGAGCCGCGCACCGGGGCGCGCGGCAGAGGCCTTCGGCGCCGACGGGCGCCACCGGGGAGGGACAGACGCATGGCAGCGCACATCAGCCGTCGACTGCGCAAGGGCGCCACGACCACCGCGGTCGCCGCCGCGGCCGTGGCCGCGCTCTCCGCATCGCAGGCGCCGGGCGCCGCTCCCGTCGCCACCGACGGGCAGCCGGCCGGCGGCACCACACCGCCCACCTCGACCGGTGCCACCGCCACCGGAGACTCGCCCTACTACACCGACCTGCCGCCGCT from Streptomyces sp. MRC013 includes the following:
- a CDS encoding FdhF/YdeP family oxidoreductase produces the protein MASRPPAEDPAQDAPRVTAARHSAAGLPGVVHGLRASHAQMGLARTARTLLKVNQKDGFDCPGCAWPEGDGRHTAEFCENGAKAVAEEATLRRVTPEFFAAHPLSDLAGRSGYWLGQQGRITHPVYLPEGGDRYEPIGWEQAFSIIAEELAALDSPDEALFYTSGRTSNEAAFLLQLFAREYGTNNLPDCSNMCHESSGSALTETIGVGKGSVSLDDLHRADLIIVAGQNPGTNHPRMLTALEKAKQAGARIISVNPLPEAGLERFKNPQTPRGLLKGTALTDLFLQIRIGGDQALFRLLNKLLLDTRGAVDEEFVRTHTHGFEEFAAAARAADWDETLTATGLTRDEIERALRMILASRRTVVCWAMGLTQHKHSVATIREIVNLLLLRGAIGRPGAGVCPVRGHSNVQGDRTMGIFERPSEAFLDALDREFGITSPRHHGYDVVRSIRALRDGRAKVFFAMGGNFVAASPDTHVTEAAMRRARLTVHVSTKLNRSHAVTGTRALILPTLGRTDRDVQASGRQFVTVEDSMGLVHASRGNLPPASPHLLSEPAIVARMARAVLGPSSATPWEEFEKDYAAVRDRIARVIPGFEDFNARLAADPGGFALPHAPRDERRFPTATGKANFTAAPVEYPRVPEGRLLLQTLRSHDQYNTTVYGLDDRYRGIEGGRRVVLVHPDDAREQGLADGSYADLVGEWADGVERRAPRFRVVHYPTARGCAAAYYPETNVLVPLDATADVSNTPASKSVIVRLEQSPAD
- the polA gene encoding DNA polymerase I, yielding MAETASRKTAQDRPRLLLMDGHSLAYRAFFALPAENFTTSGGQVTNAVYGFASMLANTLRDEAPTHFAVAFDVSRRTWRSRDFPEYKANRSATPDEFRGQVELIGELLDTMNAPRFAVEDYEADDIIATLATRAEADGFEVLIVTGDRDAFQLVSDRVTVLYPTKGVSELTRFTPEKVREKYGLSPGQYPDFAALRGDPSDNLPGIPGVGEKTAAKWINQFGSFEELVERADEVKGKVGQALRDHLESVRLNRHLTELVRDVELPRPVAELERVPYDRAALKGFLEVLEIRNPSLRERLLAVDPGSEGEAAPAPAAGVELDGSVLGSGELAPWLERHGDRPLGMATVDGWALGTGGVTEVALASADGAAAWFDPSRLDEADERAFAAWVSDPARPKVLHDAKAAMRVFPEHGWGVAGVTMDTALAAYLVKPGRRSFALDALAVEYLGRELAPPSAADGQLAFGADDAAEAEALMTQARAVLDLGEAFAARLEEVGAVRLLHEVELPTSELLARMERHGIAADRPHLEAMERQFAGAVQQAVTEAHASVGHEFNLGSPKQLQEVLFGELNLPKTKKTKTGYTTDADALAWLATRTEHELPVIMLRHREQAKLRVTVEGLIKTVAADGRIHTTFNQTVAATGRLSSTDPNLQNIPVRTDEGRAIRRGFVVGEGFEALMTADYSQIELRVMAHLSQDEGLIEAFTSGEDLHTTVASQVFGVEKSAVDPEMRRKIKAMSYGLAYGLSAFGLSQQLNIDAAEARALMDTYFERFGGVRDYLHRVVDEARATGYTQTMLGRRRYLPDLNSDNRQRRETAERMALNAPIQGTAADIVKVAMLNVDRALTEAGLDSRMLLQVHDEIVLELAPGERERVEELVRREMSSAVELRAPLDVSVGVGQDWESAAH